In a single window of the Nocardiopsis composta genome:
- a CDS encoding serine hydrolase domain-containing protein, with translation MRFSAPALSVILALSVVGASAAPAAAEPPDGFGPQQVDAFVTGYLDRHGLPGAAVAVVKDGEVVHEAGYGEDSAGNAITEHSRLRIASVSKSFTAFAVLQLVDEGRVDLDAPVAEYLPGFRPGDGITVRQLLSHTSGLPNPAIVAPAHSPAEGVARIEDWELSSEPGTSYAYSNANYWTAARIVEEVGGRPFGDHLAEEVFSPLGMADTVGTTTTRDPVDGLADGHVTAYGGAFPAPEPEEMNSGAGSVVSTSHDMAAWLAMQQRGGVGPGGERLLSEELIEESHTRQPAADRAGLGWRRSGAGVTPERISHSGVASGFNAQQDLVPGSGYGVVVLVDGFSPSREHAYEISSGIIDVTEGRTPDPGLPTATLVDLVLGALTVLGLALGVLGVRRSGRWAARRSAWPAWRFLLRLLPQLIAPAPAVFLFFVAPALQDNSFTPADVFRLFPSLTVLVAALGAVGAALVAARSTARFRRTPAPGSEKGSR, from the coding sequence ATGCGCTTCTCGGCCCCGGCCCTCTCCGTGATCCTCGCCCTCTCGGTCGTGGGGGCCTCGGCGGCCCCCGCGGCCGCGGAGCCGCCGGACGGCTTCGGCCCCCAGCAGGTGGACGCCTTCGTCACCGGCTACCTCGACCGGCACGGCCTGCCCGGGGCCGCCGTCGCCGTGGTCAAGGACGGCGAAGTCGTGCACGAGGCGGGCTACGGCGAGGACTCCGCGGGGAACGCGATCACCGAGCACAGCAGGCTGCGCATCGCCTCCGTCTCCAAGTCCTTCACGGCCTTCGCGGTGCTGCAGCTGGTGGACGAGGGCCGGGTCGACCTCGACGCCCCCGTCGCGGAGTACCTGCCCGGCTTCCGGCCCGGCGACGGCATCACCGTCCGGCAGCTGCTGTCGCACACCTCCGGGCTGCCCAACCCCGCCATCGTCGCGCCGGCCCACTCGCCGGCCGAAGGCGTCGCGCGGATCGAGGACTGGGAGCTCTCCTCCGAGCCCGGCACGTCCTACGCCTACAGCAACGCCAACTACTGGACGGCGGCGCGCATCGTCGAGGAGGTCGGCGGCCGGCCGTTCGGCGACCATCTGGCCGAGGAGGTGTTCTCCCCGCTGGGCATGGCGGACACCGTCGGCACCACCACCACGCGCGACCCGGTCGACGGCCTGGCCGACGGGCACGTCACCGCCTACGGCGGCGCGTTCCCCGCCCCGGAGCCGGAGGAGATGAACAGCGGAGCCGGCAGCGTGGTGAGCACCTCCCACGACATGGCGGCCTGGCTGGCGATGCAGCAGCGGGGCGGGGTCGGCCCCGGCGGAGAGCGCCTGCTCTCCGAGGAGCTGATCGAGGAGTCGCACACCCGCCAGCCCGCCGCGGACCGGGCCGGGCTCGGCTGGCGGCGCAGCGGGGCGGGCGTGACGCCCGAGCGGATCTCGCACAGCGGGGTGGCCTCCGGTTTCAACGCCCAGCAGGACCTGGTCCCCGGCAGCGGCTACGGCGTGGTGGTGCTGGTGGACGGCTTCTCCCCGTCCCGGGAGCACGCCTACGAGATCAGCTCCGGCATCATCGACGTGACCGAGGGGCGCACCCCCGATCCCGGCCTGCCGACGGCGACCCTGGTCGACCTGGTCCTCGGCGCGCTCACCGTGCTGGGCCTGGCCCTGGGGGTCCTCGGGGTGCGGCGCTCGGGCCGGTGGGCCGCGCGCCGCTCCGCCTGGCCCGCCTGGCGGTTCCTGCTGCGCCTGCTCCCCCAGCTGATCGCCCCGGCGCCGGCGGTGTTCCTGTTCTTCGTCGCGCCCGCGCTGCAGGACAACAGCTTCACCCCGGCGGACGTGTTCCGGCTGTTCCCCTCGCTCACCGTGCTGGTGGCCGCCCTCGGGGCGGTCGGGGCGGCCCTCGTCGCCGCGCGGAGCACGGCCCGGTTCCGCCGCACGCCGGCCCCCGGCTCGGAAAAGGGGTCGCGGTGA
- a CDS encoding DUF1707 domain-containing protein: MPSDEISPRRSDAAAKMRAADSDREAVAERLRDAAAEGRLSMDELEERLDAAFSAKTFADLEPIVDDLPEAASAPRRTDEPLVLKAGGSNLRQTGYWVAPSEIVASAGMGNIKLDFTEAECPHKVMTVKVSAGMGNVVVVVPRGWEVQTQEMSTGMGNVINRVTDPPGRDSRLLRFSGNVTMGNLKVRYPSRFELAWKRRAAAKRQA, from the coding sequence ATGCCCTCTGACGAAATATCCCCCCGCCGCTCCGACGCCGCTGCGAAGATGAGAGCCGCCGACAGCGACCGCGAAGCCGTCGCCGAGCGGCTGCGGGACGCCGCCGCGGAGGGCAGGCTCTCCATGGACGAGCTGGAGGAGCGGCTGGACGCCGCCTTCTCCGCCAAGACGTTCGCCGACCTGGAGCCGATCGTCGACGACCTCCCCGAGGCGGCGTCCGCTCCGCGGCGGACCGACGAACCCCTCGTCCTCAAGGCCGGCGGCAGCAACCTGCGGCAGACCGGCTACTGGGTCGCCCCGTCCGAGATCGTGGCCAGCGCTGGCATGGGCAACATCAAGCTCGACTTCACCGAGGCCGAGTGCCCGCACAAGGTCATGACGGTCAAGGTGTCGGCCGGCATGGGCAACGTCGTCGTGGTGGTGCCGCGCGGCTGGGAGGTGCAGACCCAGGAGATGAGCACCGGCATGGGCAACGTGATCAACCGGGTCACCGACCCGCCGGGGCGGGACTCCCGGCTGCTGCGCTTCTCCGGGAACGTCACCATGGGCAACCTCAAGGTGCGCTACCCGAGCCGCTTCGAGCTCGCCTGGAAGCGCCGCGCCGCCGCCAAGAGGCAGGCGTAG
- a CDS encoding DUF397 domain-containing protein yields MYSSTRDTGLRFRKSSYSNPSNCVEVADIPGGDAAMRDSMNPRDGYFAVPGTEWAALLGAVKTGSV; encoded by the coding sequence ATGTACTCATCCACACGCGACACGGGACTCCGCTTCCGCAAGTCGAGCTACAGCAACCCGTCCAACTGCGTGGAGGTAGCCGACATCCCCGGAGGTGACGCCGCCATGCGCGACTCCATGAACCCCCGGGACGGGTACTTCGCCGTACCGGGCACCGAGTGGGCCGCGCTGCTGGGCGCGGTCAAGACCGGCTCGGTCTGA
- a CDS encoding Scr1 family TA system antitoxin-like transcriptional regulator, which yields MTRRTVSEEHCSSLPASGRPSWRAPSTTGSDSTYENPRRQKLPGVLAYSFLGDRTFPRHSLPDTALYGAGPESRSHAPIESESCPLTKYPPVILDYEDAAQSLVFLETNTDGLYLEKPAEIDRYRRCFDRLLAKALDPDDVPGYLRSLSA from the coding sequence GTGACACGAAGAACCGTGAGCGAGGAGCATTGCTCTTCTCTTCCGGCGAGTGGCAGGCCCTCGTGGAGGGCGCCAAGCACGACCGGTTCTGACAGCACATACGAGAACCCCCGGCGGCAGAAGCTTCCGGGGGTTCTCGCGTACTCGTTCCTCGGTGATCGTACATTCCCACGGCATTCCCTGCCAGACACAGCGTTGTACGGCGCCGGTCCTGAGAGCCGGTCGCACGCCCCCATAGAATCCGAGTCATGCCCTCTGACGAAATATCCCCCTGTAATCCTGGACTATGAGGACGCTGCCCAGTCGCTCGTGTTCCTGGAAACCAACACGGATGGTCTCTACCTGGAGAAGCCTGCGGAGATCGACCGCTACCGCAGATGCTTCGACCGGCTACTCGCCAAGGCGCTCGATCCTGACGATGTGCCCGGCTACCTGCGATCCCTATCCGCTTAG
- a CDS encoding DUF397 domain-containing protein gives MHSFPDGASWRTSSYTQQQNCVEVADAPGVTAIRDTKNRERGALLFSSGEWQALVEGAKHDRF, from the coding sequence ATGCACTCGTTCCCCGACGGCGCCTCATGGCGCACGTCCAGCTACACCCAGCAGCAGAACTGCGTCGAAGTCGCTGACGCGCCCGGTGTCACGGCGATCCGTGACACGAAGAACCGTGAGCGAGGAGCATTGCTCTTCTCTTCCGGCGAGTGGCAGGCCCTCGTGGAGGGCGCCAAGCACGACCGGTTCTGA
- a CDS encoding helix-turn-helix domain-containing protein, producing the protein MAASPTIRRRQLSAILRRMRKDANLSLDEAAKRLEWSRAKLGHIETGERKKPSVVEVKALMHEYGVEESDPQYEAVLALVRQAQQRGWWTRYDDILTGSYVELEAEATGIANFEAFGVPGLLQTPGYARLIQRARLWRDPDDIQRAVDARIRRQQILQRDNPPDLWAVIEEHALQRLAGAPDVMREQIEHLIELADSSSHITVQVVPTSAGVHAGATGPFVIMDFAEPAAPIVYLETFTDGLYLERAEEVGMYRKLWDHVRTSALDEERTIPYLKKMLSR; encoded by the coding sequence ATGGCGGCCAGCCCCACCATTCGGCGGCGCCAGCTCTCCGCGATCCTCCGAAGGATGCGCAAGGACGCCAACCTCAGTCTTGACGAAGCCGCCAAGCGCCTGGAGTGGTCGCGAGCCAAGCTCGGCCACATCGAGACCGGTGAACGCAAGAAACCGAGCGTCGTCGAGGTCAAGGCGCTCATGCACGAGTACGGCGTCGAAGAGTCCGACCCTCAGTACGAGGCCGTGCTCGCCCTGGTCCGCCAAGCCCAGCAGCGTGGCTGGTGGACCCGTTACGACGACATCCTGACCGGTTCCTACGTCGAGCTGGAGGCTGAAGCCACCGGCATCGCCAACTTCGAGGCCTTCGGTGTCCCGGGTCTACTGCAGACTCCCGGCTACGCCCGGCTCATCCAGCGCGCTCGGCTATGGCGCGATCCAGATGACATACAGCGGGCCGTCGACGCCCGGATACGGCGGCAGCAGATCCTGCAGCGGGACAACCCGCCCGACCTGTGGGCGGTCATCGAGGAGCACGCTCTTCAGCGCTTGGCCGGCGCCCCCGATGTCATGCGTGAGCAGATCGAGCACCTCATCGAGTTGGCCGACTCCTCCAGCCACATCACCGTTCAAGTCGTTCCGACCTCTGCCGGAGTACATGCCGGGGCGACCGGACCATTCGTGATCATGGACTTCGCAGAGCCGGCCGCGCCGATCGTTTACCTGGAGACGTTCACCGACGGCCTCTATCTAGAACGGGCGGAGGAGGTAGGGATGTACCGGAAGCTTTGGGATCACGTCCGCACGTCGGCTCTCGATGAGGAGCGGACCATCCCTTATCTCAAGAAGATGCTCAGCCGATAG
- a CDS encoding TrmH family RNA methyltransferase: MSAPRLRPRKELRRERRRRAHTCWDHLYAAPLWPMHGANLGTLLRTCDAVGACMAVPRFPWVPEALDRGNTLRRPTCVHWSGDQVRWLERMRERGARIIAVELTDESVRLADLPPARTPTVALLGHERTGIPPEALELADTAVEIPMVGTGHSLNVAVAGSLVLYRLAGLL, encoded by the coding sequence GTGAGCGCCCCGCGGCTGCGGCCGCGCAAGGAGCTCCGCCGGGAGCGCCGGCGGAGGGCGCACACCTGCTGGGACCACCTGTACGCGGCGCCGCTGTGGCCGATGCACGGGGCCAACCTGGGCACCCTGCTGCGCACCTGCGACGCGGTGGGGGCGTGCATGGCGGTGCCCCGCTTCCCGTGGGTCCCCGAGGCCCTGGACCGGGGCAACACCCTGCGCCGCCCGACCTGCGTGCACTGGAGCGGCGACCAGGTCCGCTGGCTGGAGCGGATGCGCGAGCGGGGCGCGCGGATCATCGCCGTCGAGCTGACCGACGAGTCGGTCCGGCTCGCCGACCTGCCGCCCGCGCGCACCCCCACGGTCGCCCTGCTCGGCCACGAGCGGACCGGCATCCCGCCGGAGGCGCTGGAACTGGCCGACACGGCCGTGGAGATCCCGATGGTCGGCACCGGGCACAGCCTCAACGTCGCGGTGGCCGGCTCGCTGGTGCTCTACCGCCTCGCCGGCCTGCTCTGA
- a CDS encoding M20 family metallo-hydrolase produces MDTPQRAEADAAFLADFATMSSFGATPDGGVDRQAATGPDIAQRRWFAGLLESRGLRVVYDRIGNQFGLVERVPGAPYVVVGSHMDSQPTAGRYDGAYGVLAGAHAVFRIAEEWRREGAEPRFNLAVVNWFNEEGSRFVPSMMGSAVYTGKMPLETALAVRDRDGVSVAEALAPTGFLGEGGGPEAAFCAEIHIEQGRLLEKAGTPIGLVTASWAARKYEITVHGDQAHSGATVMEDRRDALYGAALLVAYARELADRFPGALHTAVGRLDVYPNSPVVVASRARLLLDLRSADEEVLAAADGLLNERFAEIEQTANVSIERTLSHAWGIDPYQPEGVELARRTAARLGLPADEIMTVAGHDSTNMKGIVPTVMLFVPSVQGVSHNEREYTADEDLLAGLSVLTGVVRDLAEGALADPDH; encoded by the coding sequence ATGGACACCCCGCAGCGCGCCGAGGCGGACGCCGCGTTCCTCGCCGACTTCGCGACGATGAGCTCGTTCGGGGCCACGCCCGACGGCGGCGTCGACCGGCAGGCCGCGACCGGGCCCGACATCGCGCAGCGGCGGTGGTTCGCCGGCCTGCTGGAGTCGCGCGGCCTGCGGGTGGTCTACGACCGGATCGGCAACCAGTTCGGGCTGGTGGAGCGGGTGCCCGGCGCCCCTTACGTGGTGGTCGGGTCGCACATGGACTCCCAGCCCACCGCGGGCCGCTACGACGGCGCCTACGGGGTGCTGGCCGGCGCGCACGCGGTGTTCCGCATCGCCGAGGAGTGGCGGCGCGAGGGCGCGGAGCCCCGGTTCAACCTCGCCGTGGTCAACTGGTTCAACGAGGAGGGCTCCCGGTTCGTCCCGTCGATGATGGGCAGCGCGGTCTACACCGGGAAGATGCCGCTGGAGACCGCGCTCGCCGTCCGCGACCGGGACGGGGTCTCCGTCGCCGAGGCGCTCGCCCCGACCGGTTTCCTCGGCGAGGGCGGCGGGCCCGAGGCCGCGTTCTGCGCCGAGATCCACATCGAGCAGGGCCGGCTGCTGGAGAAGGCCGGCACGCCGATCGGCCTGGTCACGGCGAGCTGGGCGGCCCGCAAGTACGAGATCACCGTGCACGGCGACCAGGCGCACTCCGGCGCGACCGTGATGGAGGACCGGCGGGACGCCCTCTACGGCGCGGCCCTGCTGGTCGCCTACGCCCGCGAACTGGCCGACCGGTTCCCCGGCGCGCTGCACACCGCCGTCGGCCGGCTGGACGTCTACCCCAACTCGCCGGTCGTCGTCGCCTCCCGGGCCAGGCTCCTGCTCGACCTGCGCTCCGCCGACGAGGAGGTGCTCGCCGCCGCCGACGGGCTGCTCAACGAGCGCTTCGCGGAGATCGAGCAGACCGCGAACGTCTCCATCGAGCGGACCCTCTCGCACGCCTGGGGCATCGACCCCTACCAGCCGGAGGGCGTGGAGCTGGCCCGGCGGACCGCCGCCCGCCTCGGTCTGCCCGCGGACGAGATCATGACCGTCGCCGGACACGACTCGACCAACATGAAGGGCATCGTGCCGACCGTGATGCTCTTCGTCCCCTCGGTGCAGGGCGTCTCGCATAACGAGCGCGAGTACACCGCCGACGAGGACCTGCTCGCCGGCCTGTCGGTGCTCACCGGAGTCGTCCGCGACCTGGCGGAGGGGGCCCTGGCCGACCCGGACCACTGA
- a CDS encoding M20/M25/M40 family metallo-hydrolase — protein MSTPDTGAGPRSLPAGWAAAIGLLAVLALSLLTVADLAPPAPAPATAPAGEFSAERAQRHIEQIARAPHPMGSEEHTRVREYLVAELRDLGLEPEVQEAVGVSPEEFGGAASVGRVHNVSAVIEGTDPTGRIVLAAHYDSVPSGPGAADDGAGVAAILEAARALQAGGPPENDVVLLLTDGEERGLLGADAFIDDHPLAEDGGTVLNHEARGSSGAVTMFRTTEEGSELVRTFGAAAPYPVADSASATLFGLLPNDTDFTVFSAGGLTGMDFAFIGDSANYHGVLDSPENVDPGSLQQMGANTVALTRALGGQDLGAAGSGEELAYFNVPPNTLVGFPAWWALPLAGAALAAAVGAVARARRRAAVTLPGVLAGAGLGVLLIAAGAAAAMLYWQGLVAARPGFGLMETGTPYRPAWFQGALLLVAAALAATWYAVSRRWIGPHGLALDALLVLALAGAAVAGAAPEASMPLVLPALGAALAGLLVPPSGGTDTPWRPAAAALGLAPAAVFLLAGAWLDFEAGLETGAYLAMLRALLGALLLLPLAGFLWPRRRAFLVPLVALAAAGAATAAGLAVNPLDRTQPVPAMLTYTLDADSGEARWAAPVRPGRPPGPLDAWTSRYVGEELGEDPTPSLGWPQARTGEAEAAPLDAPELDVRKDAEQDGRRTLDLAVSTVRGAEAVGLSIPEEAAEDVRMTVEGREIAPLPDRTGMLGFRFYAPPEDGTVEVRIETAAGGAPLPVRIADFDSLPSALEDLPGYTAPPDDRYLILSRVSVTREYEV, from the coding sequence ATGAGCACCCCGGACACCGGCGCCGGGCCGCGCTCCCTCCCGGCCGGCTGGGCGGCCGCGATCGGCCTGCTCGCCGTCCTCGCGCTGAGCCTGCTCACCGTCGCCGACCTCGCCCCGCCGGCGCCGGCACCGGCGACCGCCCCGGCCGGGGAGTTCAGCGCCGAGCGCGCGCAGCGGCACATCGAGCAGATCGCCCGCGCACCGCACCCGATGGGCTCCGAGGAGCACACCCGGGTCCGCGAGTACCTGGTGGCGGAGCTGCGCGACCTCGGGCTGGAGCCGGAGGTGCAGGAGGCCGTCGGGGTCTCCCCGGAGGAGTTCGGCGGCGCCGCTTCGGTGGGGCGGGTGCACAACGTCAGCGCGGTGATCGAGGGCACCGACCCGACCGGCCGGATCGTACTGGCCGCGCACTACGACTCGGTCCCGTCCGGGCCGGGGGCCGCCGACGACGGCGCCGGCGTCGCCGCGATCCTGGAGGCCGCGCGGGCGCTGCAGGCCGGCGGACCGCCCGAGAACGACGTGGTGCTGCTGCTCACCGACGGCGAGGAGCGCGGCCTGCTCGGCGCCGACGCGTTCATCGACGACCACCCGCTCGCCGAGGACGGCGGCACGGTGCTCAACCACGAGGCCCGCGGGAGCAGCGGCGCGGTCACCATGTTCCGCACCACCGAAGAGGGCTCGGAGCTGGTCCGGACGTTCGGCGCCGCCGCCCCCTACCCGGTCGCGGACTCCGCCTCCGCGACCCTCTTCGGGCTGCTGCCCAACGACACCGACTTCACGGTGTTCTCCGCCGGCGGGCTCACCGGGATGGACTTCGCGTTCATCGGGGACAGCGCGAACTACCACGGCGTCCTGGACTCCCCGGAGAACGTGGACCCCGGCTCGCTGCAGCAGATGGGCGCCAACACGGTGGCCCTCACCCGGGCGCTGGGCGGGCAGGACCTCGGCGCGGCCGGCTCCGGCGAGGAGCTCGCCTACTTCAACGTCCCGCCGAACACCCTGGTCGGCTTCCCCGCGTGGTGGGCGCTGCCGCTGGCCGGCGCCGCGCTGGCCGCCGCGGTCGGCGCCGTCGCCCGGGCCCGGCGGCGGGCCGCCGTGACGCTGCCCGGGGTGCTCGCCGGGGCCGGGCTGGGCGTGCTGCTGATCGCCGCCGGCGCGGCCGCCGCGATGCTGTACTGGCAGGGGCTGGTCGCGGCCCGCCCCGGCTTCGGCCTGATGGAGACGGGAACCCCGTACCGCCCCGCCTGGTTCCAGGGCGCGCTGCTGCTGGTCGCCGCCGCGCTCGCCGCGACGTGGTACGCGGTCTCCCGGCGGTGGATCGGCCCGCACGGCCTCGCGCTGGACGCGCTCCTGGTGCTGGCCCTGGCCGGCGCCGCCGTCGCCGGGGCGGCCCCGGAGGCGTCGATGCCGCTGGTGCTGCCGGCGCTCGGCGCCGCCCTGGCCGGGCTGCTCGTGCCGCCGTCCGGCGGGACGGACACGCCGTGGCGTCCGGCGGCCGCGGCGCTGGGCCTCGCACCGGCCGCGGTGTTCCTGCTGGCCGGGGCCTGGCTCGACTTCGAGGCCGGGTTGGAGACCGGCGCCTACCTCGCGATGCTGCGCGCGCTGCTCGGGGCCCTGCTGCTGCTCCCGCTCGCCGGGTTCCTGTGGCCGCGGCGCCGCGCCTTCCTGGTGCCGCTGGTCGCGCTGGCCGCGGCCGGTGCGGCGACCGCCGCAGGGCTGGCCGTCAACCCGCTGGACCGGACCCAGCCGGTACCGGCCATGCTCACCTACACCCTGGACGCGGACAGCGGGGAGGCGCGGTGGGCCGCACCGGTCCGGCCGGGCCGCCCGCCGGGGCCCCTGGACGCCTGGACCTCCCGGTACGTCGGCGAGGAGCTCGGCGAGGACCCGACCCCCTCCCTGGGCTGGCCGCAGGCCCGGACCGGGGAGGCGGAGGCCGCCCCGCTGGACGCCCCCGAGCTCGACGTCCGGAAGGACGCCGAGCAGGACGGGCGGCGCACGCTCGACCTCGCGGTCAGCACGGTGCGCGGCGCCGAGGCGGTCGGCCTCTCCATCCCGGAGGAGGCCGCCGAGGACGTGCGGATGACCGTCGAGGGGCGGGAGATCGCCCCGCTCCCGGACCGCACCGGCATGCTGGGCTTCCGCTTCTACGCACCGCCCGAGGACGGCACCGTCGAGGTGCGGATCGAGACCGCGGCGGGCGGGGCCCCGCTGCCCGTCCGGATCGCCGACTTCGACTCGCTCCCCTCCGCCCTGGAGGACCTCCCCGGGTACACGGCTCCCCCGGACGACCGCTACCTGATCCTGAGCCGCGTCTCGGTCACCCGCGAATACGAGGTCTGA
- a CDS encoding HAAS signaling domain-containing protein, which yields MGATALTERYVQEVVRRIPADQRGEVAAELRAVIADTVEARGPDDPEAAERAVLAEMGDPVRLAADYSDRQPVLIGPDLYPAYVRLLAALLCTLLPVATVALAGLDVLDGEDIGSVIGTAVGTAVTVAAQLIAWVTVVFALVERSRGGGRIRRAAEWTPDDLPEPPRPDRGATASYLWAGWKALLIGLIVWQHTARPYRAAGADGGIDRLEVLHPGLWSGWIWPMLAGLAGVVVLELVRVAARGWTLRTVGWYAAAEALFTLPFIWVAHRQMLFNPDFLTDFNGGWTTPDAFYTLLAAGAFAVSATAVANRFRAARARQAGR from the coding sequence ATGGGCGCGACCGCACTGACCGAGCGCTACGTCCAGGAGGTCGTCCGGCGCATCCCGGCCGACCAGCGCGGCGAGGTCGCCGCCGAACTGCGCGCGGTGATCGCCGACACCGTGGAGGCCCGCGGCCCGGACGACCCGGAGGCCGCCGAGCGCGCGGTGCTGGCCGAGATGGGCGACCCGGTGCGGCTGGCCGCCGACTACTCCGATCGGCAGCCCGTGCTGATCGGCCCCGACCTCTACCCGGCCTACGTCCGGCTGCTCGCCGCCCTGCTGTGCACCCTGCTCCCGGTGGCCACCGTCGCGCTCGCCGGGCTGGACGTGCTGGACGGCGAGGACATCGGGTCGGTGATCGGCACCGCCGTCGGCACCGCCGTCACCGTGGCGGCGCAGCTGATCGCCTGGGTGACCGTGGTGTTCGCGCTGGTGGAGCGGTCCCGCGGGGGCGGCCGGATCCGCCGCGCCGCCGAGTGGACCCCCGATGACCTGCCCGAACCGCCCCGGCCGGACCGCGGCGCCACCGCCTCCTACCTGTGGGCCGGGTGGAAGGCCCTGCTGATCGGGCTGATCGTCTGGCAGCACACCGCCCGCCCCTACCGGGCGGCCGGCGCCGACGGCGGCATCGACCGGCTGGAGGTGCTGCACCCCGGGCTGTGGTCGGGCTGGATCTGGCCGATGCTCGCCGGCCTGGCCGGCGTGGTCGTACTGGAGCTGGTGCGGGTGGCCGCCCGCGGCTGGACGCTGCGCACGGTCGGCTGGTACGCCGCCGCCGAGGCGCTGTTCACCTTGCCGTTCATCTGGGTCGCCCACCGGCAGATGCTGTTCAACCCGGATTTCCTCACCGACTTCAACGGCGGCTGGACCACCCCGGACGCGTTCTACACGCTGCTGGCGGCGGGCGCGTTCGCGGTGAGCGCGACCGCGGTGGCCAACCGGTTCCGCGCCGCGCGGGCCCGGCAGGCGGGCCGATGA
- a CDS encoding PadR family transcriptional regulator: MSSEDLILGQAQELRRGTVVLACLALLEEPQYGYALLETLNGAGVAVDGNTLYPLLRRLEKQGLLTSEWNTDDPRPRKFYRVSTEGARVRAGLVREWQDIVASIARVTKEN, from the coding sequence GTGTCATCGGAAGATCTGATCCTCGGCCAGGCGCAGGAGCTGCGCCGCGGCACCGTCGTGCTGGCCTGCCTGGCGCTGCTGGAGGAGCCGCAGTACGGCTACGCCCTCCTGGAGACGCTGAACGGGGCCGGTGTCGCCGTCGACGGCAACACCCTCTACCCCCTGCTGCGGCGGCTGGAGAAGCAGGGCCTGCTCACCAGCGAGTGGAACACCGATGACCCCCGGCCCCGGAAGTTCTACCGGGTCAGCACGGAGGGGGCCCGGGTGCGCGCCGGTCTGGTGCGCGAGTGGCAGGACATCGTCGCCTCGATCGCACGAGTGACCAAGGAGAACTGA
- a CDS encoding TetR/AcrR family transcriptional regulator gives MLSEDRTAKSAIRDAAIELFGTYGPDAVSLRAVAAAAGVSQPLIIKHFGSRHGLKEAADAHVLALAREALEPLITGGAMPDRGIADVLASTPVTRYLAYLLIGNGPHADEAFTSLQRFSVVLVERLAAAGMVASGTDHERLATVLLAHDLSAALLRERIIRALGEDPLSETGLEQWRDLVGRLYNGTVLGPAPMG, from the coding sequence ATGCTCTCCGAGGACCGCACGGCGAAATCGGCCATCCGCGACGCAGCGATCGAGCTGTTCGGGACCTACGGCCCGGACGCGGTCTCGCTGCGCGCGGTCGCGGCCGCGGCCGGCGTTTCGCAGCCGCTGATCATCAAGCACTTCGGTTCGCGGCACGGGCTGAAGGAGGCGGCCGACGCGCACGTCCTGGCGCTCGCCCGGGAGGCGCTGGAGCCGCTGATCACCGGAGGGGCGATGCCCGACCGGGGCATCGCCGACGTGCTCGCCTCGACCCCGGTCACCCGCTACCTGGCCTACCTGCTCATCGGGAACGGGCCGCACGCGGACGAGGCCTTCACCTCGCTGCAGCGGTTCAGCGTCGTGCTGGTCGAGCGGCTGGCCGCGGCGGGCATGGTCGCCTCGGGCACCGACCACGAGCGGCTGGCCACCGTCTTGCTGGCGCACGACCTGTCGGCGGCGCTGCTCCGCGAGCGCATCATCCGGGCCCTGGGCGAGGACCCGCTCAGCGAGACCGGCCTGGAGCAGTGGCGCGACCTCGTCGGCCGGCTCTACAACGGCACCGTCCTGGGCCCGGCCCCGATGGGCTGA
- a CDS encoding PLDc N-terminal domain-containing protein has translation MLAHSAALLADGQFWSLAALILVGLFLLAYAAFIVAAFISSLASELEIGMKLVWALFIFCAPFLGALCWFLIGRKHAAATALR, from the coding sequence ATGCTCGCCCACAGCGCCGCCCTGCTCGCCGACGGCCAGTTCTGGAGTCTGGCCGCACTGATCCTGGTCGGCCTGTTCCTGCTGGCCTACGCCGCCTTCATCGTCGCCGCCTTCATCAGCAGCCTGGCCTCCGAACTGGAGATCGGGATGAAGCTGGTGTGGGCGCTGTTCATCTTCTGCGCGCCGTTCCTGGGGGCGCTGTGCTGGTTCCTGATCGGCAGGAAGCACGCGGCCGCCACCGCGCTGCGGTGA